A window from Plasmodium gaboni strain SY75 chromosome 9, whole genome shotgun sequence encodes these proteins:
- a CDS encoding hypothetical protein (conserved Plasmodium protein, unknown function), producing MFIKVILLTFYFFSCYKCGTFKDSSFQSHNNRFLQSKINVLTWLTNVLYPSENPKYFKKHLNYRGCREYFLKPSYEPINLNDGWLQTDNWVIHNEEAIIEHTAKDSCREPNHPFPFGWLDNRMSTRTSLIKKDFFCKKTIAQLEVQMNDAQSCGFIFRILGERNYWSLMIDNKVLKLAHIKDGELIILKEFKELKIKNDQWYVLFVQEILKDIKIKAGIYGDLSVEYLRKSDDETDYNENKQGAVGLIANKGRCKFRNIIMRGKKWSNEYEKIKKKNQASLLYNIEEIEKLYDNTKDWCPNAALCSKKKYELNDS from the exons atgtttataaaGGTCATACTTcttacattttattttttctcttGTTATAAATGTGGAACGTTTAAGGATTCCTCTTTTCAATCACATAATAATAGATTTTTGCAAAGCAAAATTAATGTCCTTACATGGCTAACTAATGT ATTGTACCCTTCTGAGAATCctaaatattttaaaaagcACTTAAATTATA GAGG ctgtcgtgaatattttttgaaacCATCCTATGAGCCCATTAATTTGA aTGACGGATGGCTACAAACTGATAATTGGGTTATTCATAATGAGGAAGCTATCATAGAACATACGGCAAAAGATAGCTGTCGGGAACCt aatCATCCATTTCCTTTCGGATGGTTAGACAATAG aATGTCAACAAGAACGTCTTTAATAAAGAAAGACTTTTTTTGTAAg AAAACCATAGCTCAGTTAGAAGTACAAATGAATGATGCTCAAAGCTGTGGTTTTATATTTCGTATTCTTGGTGAACGTAATTACTGGTCTTTAATGATTGACAACAAAGTGTTGAAGTTAGCTCATATTAAAGATGGTGAATTAATAATTCTAAAAg AATTTAAggaattaaaaataaaaaacgATCAATGGTATGTATTATTTGTTCAAGAAATATTGAAAGATATCAAAATTAAAGCAGGAATATATGGAGACTTATCCGTTGAATATTTACGAAAAAGTGATGACGAAACAGATTATAATGAGAACAAGCAG GGAGCTGTTGGTTTAATAGCTAATAAAGGAAGATGCAAATTCAGGAatatt ATTATGAGGGGTAAGAAATGGAGTAATGAATATGAAaagattaaaaaaaagaatcaagcatctttattatataacattgaggaaattgaaaaattatatgacAATACGAAAG ATTGGTGTCCCAATGCAGCTTTATGTTCCAAGAAAAAGTACGAATTAAATGACtcttaa
- a CDS encoding S-adenosylmethionine synthetase: MSQLKIKRGNFLFTSESVNEGHPDKICDQISDAILDSCLREDPYSKVACEVCAKKNYIFIFGEITTKAKVNYDKVTRDVLKHIGYDDESKGLDYKTAEIKVSIDEQSPDIAQCVHENRSPELIGAGDQGIMFGYATDETENYMPLTHHYATLLGKRLTEVRKLGILPYLGPDGKTQITIEYKNKGGCGGHLEPLRVHTVLISTQHAENIKYEQLKTDLMENVIKYVIPENLLDNETLYYLNPSGKFVLGGPAADAGLTGRKIICDTYGGWGAHGGGAFSGKDASKVDRSAAYYLRFIAKSLVANKFCRRVLVQASYSIGIAYPISLNVNSYGTVSTSYTDYDLEQIILRNFDLRPGFIIQELKLTEPVFSKTSAYGHFGRDGDTFTWEKIKDLSHEKNVLKN, translated from the coding sequence atgagTCAGCTGAAAATTAAAAGAGGAAACTTTTTATTCACATCTGAATCAGTGAATGAAGGACACCCAGATAAAATATGTGACCAGATATCTGATGCTATTTTAGATAGTTGTTTACGTGAGGATCCATATAGCAAGGTTGCATGTGAAGTATGTGCAAAAAAGaattacatttttatatttggAGAAATAACTACAAAGGCTAAGGTGAATTATGACAAGGTCACACGAGACGTATTAAAACATATTGGTTATGATGATGAAAGTAAAGGTTTAGACTACAAAACTGCAGAAATAAAAGTATCTATTGATGAACAATCACCTGATATAGCTCAGTGTGTACATGAAAACAGATCTCCAGAATTAATAGGAGCAGGAGATCAAGGTATTATGTTTGGTTATGCAACTGATGAAACTGAGAATTATATGCCGTTAACCCATCATTATGCTACCTTATTAGGTAAAAGATTAACTGAAGTTAGAAAATTAGGTATTTTACCTTATTTAGGACCTGATGGTAAAACACAAATAACtattgaatataaaaataaggGTGGTTGTGGTGGACATTTAGAACCTTTACGTGTTCATACAGTTCTTATTTCAACACAACATGctgaaaatataaaatatgaacaacTAAAAACTGACTTGATGGAAAATGTTATCAAATATGTTATTCCAGAAAATTTACTAGATAATGAAactttatattatttgaacCCATCTGGAAAATTTGTTCTTGGAGGACCAGCAGCAGATGCAGGTTTAACTGgaagaaaaattatttgtGATACATATGGTGGATGGGGTGCACATGGTGGTGGTGCCTTTTCAGGAAAAGATGCATCTAAAGTTGATCGTTCAGCTGCTTATTATTTACGTTTTATTGCTAAATCTCTTGTTGCTAATAAATTTTGTAGACGTGTCTTAGTACAAGCTTCTTATTCCATAGGTATTGCTTACCCTATATCACTTAATGTTAATTCTTATGGTACTGTAAGCACAAGTTATACAGATTATGACTTAGAACAAATCATTTTAAGAAATTTTGATCTTAGACCAGGTTTCATTATTCaagaattaaaattaaCAGAACCTGTTTTCTCAAAAACATCTGCTTATGGTCATTTTGGAAGAGATGGCGATACCTTCACATGGGAAAAGATCAAAGATTTATCTCACgaaaaaaatgtattaaaaaattaa